DNA from Daucus carota subsp. sativus chromosome 1, DH1 v3.0, whole genome shotgun sequence:
ATCTGGTATATTGGTGACCTACCTGGCCACCTGTCTTCTTTACTCTCTTTATTGCATTCTGATTCTTACCGACAATTCAGGTTGCTCGCTACAAAGGAAAAGGAAGGCTTTCTGGATTCCAGAATTTTAAATTGGTTGATGTTGATGTTCTTATTCTTGGGGAAGAGGTGCCATTTTTTTCCCTTTGTAACTAAAAGTTATTTATAGCATCTTCTTACGAgtttatttttttcctttgtaaattttataacAATTACTTGCTATGCACCTATTCATATGTCTGTACAGTATCGTCGCAGAGAAGGATTTGCTATTGCAGTTCTGTATTCAGCCCCCGAACATTATTTCATGAAGTTCTTTAAGCAGCTCACACTGCAGAGCTTCCATGAATCTCACTGAACCAGAGTTCTGAAGTGAGTCgcttttagtttttaattaatctAGCCTAATTTACACCGAAGCACACTCAACATCAAATGACCAACTGAATGTTCAGATATCTTAATAGTTCATTCCTCTTAGCCTTTTAGAGCTTACATAATCCTATATGAACTAATATTACAGCAAACCTCGTTAGCCATGATCCCCACGAGCATAACAAAGTTTAATTTTACTCGGTCAGTATCTCCCTAACGCAATTTTTCTTCATTTGTCTTCTTGGCAGGAAATGACTTTTGTCTTTTGCTGCCCTGAAGTCACCACTGATTCCGACTGCATTGACATACGACAGTGAAGAGATATCTTATTATGTCGGAGTTTTAATGGAACAGCAAACCTAAGTTGGGTGATTTTCAGAGGATAAACTTTGTGCTACTTCCTATGGTCTAATTGTTAAAATTAGGAGCGGTATGGTTGCAGAAGGTGAAATGCAGATTAGTAGTTTATATACAGAAAAATTTCAGTTTGATATGCATGTCATGTGGCTGATTTACGCAGAAAATTATCACGTAGATATGCGTATGTTATGTGGCTGATGCACGGGTATTATACGAGaacccaattttttttttttttttttgggtcgATCAATTAATTGGCGTCTTAGGAGTGCACTAGATCACAATATTTCGATTCGATACAAAATGGAAATGTCGAATGGAGGGAGAATAATCAAATACTGGGGCTTGGGTCGTATATAAAAGAATTCCCgattcttataaaaaaaatatgttaaaagttCAAACTTtgccaaaaaaattcaaacttgaACAAGTAATTAGATGATCAGTTGCCCGATTTTAATGTCACTTTGTGATGTATAAAAAAGGAGAGTGCGAATTGGTGATCACGGGAATGAAGATTTTTCATTTTCGATTCCATTATATTGTCTATTGTGCCTTCCTTTCAAAGTTATCACTATCCCAACTGTAAACAATTTTGATTCTTGGCAGAGTATTAAGAACATATTGGCAGAGTATGGAATTTACGAAGGTGCAGCGGGCGACAAAGCAACTGAGGCTACAAGCCATGTATTCTTTCGAAGAGAATTCACAAAGGCGTAGCAAGTGACAAAGCAACAGAGGCTACAGGCGAGGGATTCTTTCAAACAGAGAATTGTAATTTTACATGATTACGTTGGCTTTGCTGTTGGCGACATTGTAGAGAAGTTTACCAGATCTCTTGTTATAGAGCACTTTGGATACCATCTATTTTTTTCTAAGTGGAAATCTAGTACTTAACTTCTGTACTTCAAGTCTTCCCTTTGCATTACATATCAATTAAGTCTACACTCAATTGACGGTGATATTTAGAAAGAGAGAAACTGGATTGAGCAGGGCTGGTGATTGATAATTTGTTATGCTCCACAGCCAAGACACAAATTTAAGTCCATGTTATATGAACCAGCATACAAGTCCACATTAATAGCATAtgtaagaattataattaatcagaTAGGAAATGTTGCAACTGAGTTCAACAGCGTCTAATTTGGTTCTTCTGCTTGAATATTTGCAGTTCTGTATGATTTCATTTTAGCGTACTTCAGTATAAGATTTTCCAACATATACATGTACGCATTAATAACAGATATGAAAATTTTACCTTCCGAACATGGCTGCCTTCTATCATCTGCCAATTACGGTGCCTCTTTCTTTTCCACTATATCACAGGCTGATATGAAGCACTACATGTTTCTAACTTAGTAGCACTCCTCTGATGACCCATAAACTGCAAGTTTCACAACTGCGATATTCTGGTATGCGTGGCGGATCAATCCGAGTCATATAGGTTGGAGTCATGTGTCTTCCCATTGAGATGAGAGGCCATATCAATCTCACTTTGGCATTTCACATCACATATATCACACCAATAATATACCCCTCTCGTGTGAACTGAATCTTCAACTCCGGACAAATGTCTCTTCCCACGGAGATGAAATGCCATGTCAGATTCACTGGTGCATGTTACATTGCATATAGAGCACCTGTGAAATCCATTGCTGACATTAGCTTCTATCTTTACCTCTGCTTTGGCACTTGAATTTTTGTTTACTCCAGTAGTGTTTTTATCTGAAGACTTGGCAGACGAGGTAATCTTGTCTGTGTCTGTCGTCTCTTTTGCTTTTAATTGTTCAATTTTGGCCTTGTGCTTTGACCCTTGAAGATGTGATTTCAGCGTTGCCTCACTCTGTAATTTCATCTGACATATATCACAGCCAAACTTGTTTGGTGATGATTTTTTCTGATCTTGATTAGCACAACTAACCTTATTTATTCCACTGCCAGATGATACTTTCTTCAGAACTTGATTAGGTTGTTCTGACTTATTTGTTGTACTCGAGAATTCCTGCCGTGACTTATTAGTTCCTGTTTGCTTTCCTGCCGTGAATTCCTCATGCAGGGATGAAGTCCATGTTGTCTTACTCTGAGTTGTTACCTGACTAATCGCACAACTCCTCTCTTTGTTTGGTACACTAATAGAGACTCCTTTCCTTGTCGCTGTCTGCTTTCCTGCTTTCAATTCCTCACATTTGGTCCTGTGTTTCATCCCTTGAAGATGTGAATTTAAGGTTGTCTCACTCTGCGTTGTTACTTGACACACAGCACAAGTCCACTCTTTCTGGACATTCTTAAAAGCAGGAGGTACTAAATATGCATTCTCTGTTGGTTTTTCTGGCAATGCTGTATTGTTAACCTTGAATTCTGCATCCATTGTTGTTGAAATCTGAGGGGAAAAGTTGCAAAGACAGGAACAGTTCAATACAAAGCAGATGAAGAAAGGAAACATAAAGATTCGAAAAACAAACTACAGGTAACAAATTCCCTTGATATATGTGGAACGTGCAGGAGTtctgtatatttattttcaagatGATGAGAGAACAGTTATAAATT
Protein-coding regions in this window:
- the LOC108205925 gene encoding uncharacterized protein LOC108205925 isoform X3, yielding MGLVGFLDFLWKCIQLLAWPSFALGYPLVSVWPYVKILVVCWLVIPYFNGASIAYNNVVRPCLSMQLPQIIVDMLNKKQYSSLTRESFLEETERYVKENGTEALEKLFASKPIINEPPVAQKDINAVDILDKHEAAAENKDSSGDEMLFGYSRRQKARAEKQQISTTMDAEFKVNNTALPEKPTENAYLVPPAFKNVQKEWTCAVCQVTTQSETTLNSHLQGMKHRTKCEELKAGKQTATRKGVSISVPNKERSCAISQVTTQSKTTWTSSLHEEFTAGKQTGTNKSRQEFSSTTNKSEQPNQVLKKVSSGSGINKVSCANQDQKKSSPNKFGCDICQMKLQSEATLKSHLQGSKHKAKIEQLKAKETTDTDKITSSAKSSDKNTTGVNKNSSAKAEVKIEANVSNGFHRCSICNVTCTSESDMAFHLRGKRHLSGVEDSVHTRGVYYWCDICDVKCQSEIDMASHLNGKTHDSNLYDSD
- the LOC108205925 gene encoding uncharacterized protein LOC108205925 isoform X1: MGLVGFLDFLWKCIQLLAWPSFALGYPLCASIRAIETNSDFHMRKLVAYWILFSLISLFEYTFSKLLEWVSVWPYVKILVVCWLVIPYFNGASIAYNNVVRPCLSMQLPQIIVDMLNKKQYSSLTRESFLEETERYVKENGTEALEKLFASKPIINEPPVAQKDINAVDILDKHEAAAENKDSSGDEMLFGYSRRQKARAEKQQISTTMDAEFKVNNTALPEKPTENAYLVPPAFKNVQKEWTCAVCQVTTQSETTLNSHLQGMKHRTKCEELKAGKQTATRKGVSISVPNKERSCAISQVTTQSKTTWTSSLHEEFTAGKQTGTNKSRQEFSSTTNKSEQPNQVLKKVSSGSGINKVSCANQDQKKSSPNKFGCDICQMKLQSEATLKSHLQGSKHKAKIEQLKAKETTDTDKITSSAKSSDKNTTGVNKNSSAKAEVKIEANVSNGFHRCSICNVTCTSESDMAFHLRGKRHLSGVEDSVHTRGVYYWCDICDVKCQSEIDMASHLNGKTHDSNLYDSD
- the LOC108205925 gene encoding uncharacterized protein LOC108205925 isoform X2, with the protein product MGLVGFLDFLWKCIQLLAWPSFALGYPLCASIRAIETNSDFHMRKLVAYWILFSLISLFEYTFSKLLEWVSVWPYVKILVVCWLVIPYFNGASIAYNNVVRPCLSMQLPQIIVDMLNKKQYSSLTRESFLEETERYVKENGTEALEKLFASKDSSGDEMLFGYSRRQKARAEKQQISTTMDAEFKVNNTALPEKPTENAYLVPPAFKNVQKEWTCAVCQVTTQSETTLNSHLQGMKHRTKCEELKAGKQTATRKGVSISVPNKERSCAISQVTTQSKTTWTSSLHEEFTAGKQTGTNKSRQEFSSTTNKSEQPNQVLKKVSSGSGINKVSCANQDQKKSSPNKFGCDICQMKLQSEATLKSHLQGSKHKAKIEQLKAKETTDTDKITSSAKSSDKNTTGVNKNSSAKAEVKIEANVSNGFHRCSICNVTCTSESDMAFHLRGKRHLSGVEDSVHTRGVYYWCDICDVKCQSEIDMASHLNGKTHDSNLYDSD